From Amycolatopsis sp. YIM 10, the proteins below share one genomic window:
- a CDS encoding PaaX family transcriptional regulator C-terminal domain-containing protein, producing the protein MSRRREVSHTSARSLLMTVLGEYVLPRENPVWTATLVDALGLFGIEEKSARQALARAAGEGWLESAREGRRVRWSLTKPGKQLLTEGAHRIYEFGGAGREWDGRWLVLLVSVPESQRDLRHRLRTQLTWAGFGSPSAGVWVSPHVAREDEARTILEQLGAGSPMSFTASYGGIGEEATLVARSWNLSEVEEQYEDFIDQFDALTPETGEQALSAQTRLVHEWRRFPFLDPQLPARLLPAGWSGTKAAELFHRKHAEWRASAQAHWDELTS; encoded by the coding sequence GTGAGCAGGCGCCGCGAAGTCAGCCACACCAGTGCCCGGTCGCTGCTGATGACGGTGCTCGGGGAATACGTGCTGCCACGGGAAAATCCAGTGTGGACGGCCACTCTGGTCGACGCGCTGGGCCTGTTCGGCATCGAGGAGAAGTCGGCAAGGCAGGCGCTGGCCCGCGCGGCGGGCGAGGGCTGGCTCGAGTCGGCGCGCGAAGGACGGCGCGTGCGGTGGTCGCTGACCAAGCCGGGCAAGCAGTTGCTCACCGAAGGAGCGCACCGGATCTACGAGTTCGGTGGCGCCGGCCGGGAGTGGGACGGCCGGTGGCTGGTGCTGCTGGTGTCCGTCCCGGAGTCCCAGCGTGACCTTCGACACCGCTTGCGCACACAGCTCACCTGGGCCGGATTCGGCTCGCCTTCGGCCGGGGTGTGGGTCAGCCCGCACGTGGCGAGGGAGGACGAGGCGCGCACGATCCTCGAGCAACTCGGCGCGGGCTCGCCGATGTCGTTCACCGCTTCGTACGGCGGGATCGGCGAAGAGGCGACTTTGGTTGCCAGGTCATGGAACCTGAGCGAGGTGGAGGAGCAGTACGAGGACTTCATCGACCAGTTCGACGCGCTGACGCCCGAAACCGGCGAGCAGGCACTGAGCGCGCAGACCCGGCTCGTCCACGAGTGGCGCCGATTCCCTTTCCTGGACCCGCAGTTGCCCGCGCGGCTGCTGCCCGCGGGCTGGAGCGGCACCAAGGCCGCGGAGCTGTTCCACCGCAAGCACGCCGAGTGGCGAGCGTCCGCACAAGCCCACTGGGACGAGCTGACCAGCTAG
- a CDS encoding acetyl-CoA carboxylase biotin carboxylase subunit family protein, with the protein MPASEPATKNPDKGYLALLGWSLNAVEALDRFDRRYVVVAPDWAEKYCAEHDIPYLPWNFERLNDRSMEIAETLQQEGVDVAIPLFEETVEWAGAINSVLLDNPRLFGQAMLLRDKSLMKRRAQLGGIRVGIFEEAHDRDDVIRFLKRVNQTLLKLDGDPNDPIHLKAFDKAGCLGHRIVRTPDDVDTIPDEEFPVLMESHLDGWEFAVEAWVHNGKIKFLNISEYVTLGYSVFVPATPELERYRPQITAQIEKLIKTFDIEFGFVHPEYFVTSDGEMYFGEVAYRPPGFKVFELLERAYGFNAYQGLALAFDPKTTEEEIDAFFPREVEDAAGVAGCFGVYPRRRVVSELRIPPETEDDDYYESHDLSAPLEETVTKRTAFGTHWGLLYFFGDDSYRMRELLKEQEEYDFYV; encoded by the coding sequence ATGCCAGCGTCCGAACCGGCCACCAAGAACCCGGACAAGGGCTATCTCGCCCTGCTGGGCTGGAGTCTCAACGCGGTGGAGGCGCTCGACCGCTTCGACCGGCGCTACGTCGTGGTCGCGCCCGACTGGGCGGAGAAGTACTGCGCCGAACACGACATCCCTTATCTGCCATGGAACTTCGAGCGGCTCAACGACCGGTCGATGGAAATCGCCGAGACGCTGCAACAGGAAGGCGTCGACGTCGCGATCCCGCTGTTCGAGGAAACCGTCGAGTGGGCCGGGGCGATCAACTCGGTGCTGCTGGACAACCCGCGCCTGTTCGGACAGGCCATGCTGCTGCGGGACAAGTCACTGATGAAGCGACGGGCGCAGCTCGGCGGCATCCGGGTCGGGATCTTCGAGGAGGCACACGACCGCGACGACGTGATCCGCTTCCTCAAGCGTGTCAACCAGACGCTGCTCAAGCTCGACGGTGACCCGAACGACCCGATCCATCTCAAGGCCTTCGACAAGGCGGGCTGCCTCGGGCACCGCATCGTGCGCACCCCCGACGACGTCGACACCATTCCCGACGAGGAGTTCCCGGTGCTGATGGAGTCGCATCTCGACGGCTGGGAGTTCGCCGTCGAGGCGTGGGTGCACAACGGGAAGATCAAGTTCCTGAACATCTCCGAGTACGTCACGCTGGGTTACTCGGTGTTCGTACCGGCCACCCCGGAGCTGGAGCGGTACCGGCCGCAGATCACCGCCCAGATCGAGAAGCTGATCAAGACCTTCGACATCGAGTTCGGCTTCGTGCATCCGGAGTACTTCGTCACCAGCGACGGCGAGATGTACTTCGGCGAGGTCGCCTACCGGCCGCCGGGCTTCAAGGTGTTCGAGTTGCTGGAGCGGGCCTACGGCTTCAACGCCTACCAGGGGCTGGCGCTGGCCTTCGACCCGAAGACCACCGAGGAGGAGATCGACGCGTTCTTCCCGCGCGAGGTCGAGGACGCCGCCGGGGTGGCCGGCTGCTTCGGTGTCTACCCGCGCCGCCGGGTGGTCAGCGAGCTGCGGATCCCGCCGGAGACCGAGGACGACGACTACTACGAGTCGCACGACCTGTCCGCTCCGCTCGAGGAGACGGTGACCAAGCGGACCGCGTTCGGCACCCACTGGGGCCTGCTGTACTTCTTCGGCGATGATTCCTATCGGATGCGCGAGCTGTTGAAGGAACAGGAAGAGTACGACTTCTACGTCTGA
- a CDS encoding amidohydrolase family protein, translating into MPLPDEVVDAHVHAPRLSTLKPAWLEWADRFSGPHDWRSAYDSEGVVVPAELDAMMAAEGVARALLFAEYSPRATGIQPIEDLLPIVEHNPERFRLVANVNPHLHHPVETEVERQLGFGAVAVKLHPVHGCFPGDHPELLAVYALCAERGIPVIVHSGTSSFPGSRSRFGDPESFLDVLEQFPSMQLVFAHGGRGWWYDTAAFLALAKPNVWLDLAGLPPRKLPEYYQRFDLERLASRFVFGTDWPGVPGTRRNVEALGSLGLPDDVLRDVLYGNAAKLFPGLGRGPIPALDCDDGGDSLVKAGKMP; encoded by the coding sequence ATGCCCCTGCCGGATGAGGTGGTCGACGCGCACGTCCACGCGCCAAGGCTGAGCACGCTCAAACCGGCCTGGCTCGAATGGGCGGACAGGTTCTCCGGGCCGCACGACTGGCGGTCCGCCTACGACAGCGAAGGCGTGGTGGTACCGGCCGAACTGGACGCGATGATGGCGGCCGAGGGGGTCGCCCGCGCGTTGCTGTTCGCCGAGTACAGCCCGCGGGCCACCGGCATCCAGCCGATCGAGGACCTGCTGCCGATCGTCGAGCACAACCCGGAGCGCTTCCGCCTGGTGGCCAACGTCAACCCGCACCTGCACCACCCGGTCGAGACCGAGGTGGAACGCCAGCTCGGTTTCGGTGCGGTGGCGGTGAAACTGCACCCGGTGCACGGTTGTTTCCCCGGCGATCACCCCGAACTGCTCGCCGTCTACGCGTTGTGCGCCGAACGCGGCATCCCGGTGATCGTCCACTCGGGAACGTCGAGTTTTCCCGGCTCCCGCAGCCGTTTCGGCGATCCGGAGAGCTTTCTCGACGTGCTGGAGCAGTTCCCCTCGATGCAGCTGGTCTTCGCGCACGGTGGGCGTGGGTGGTGGTACGACACCGCGGCTTTTCTCGCGCTGGCGAAGCCGAACGTCTGGCTCGATCTCGCCGGGCTGCCACCACGCAAGCTGCCGGAGTACTACCAGCGCTTCGACCTGGAACGGCTGGCGAGCCGGTTCGTGTTCGGCACCGACTGGCCGGGTGTGCCGGGTACTCGGCGCAATGTGGAAGCACTGGGCTCGCTGGGCCTGCCCGATGACGTGCTGCGCGATGTGCTCTACGGCAATGCGGCGAAACTCTTTCCGGGGTTGGGGCGTGGTCCCATCCCGGCGCTCGATTGTGACGACGGTGGGGATTCGCTTGTCAAGGCGGGAAAGATGCCTTGA
- a CDS encoding NAD(P)-binding domain-containing protein has protein sequence MPEDDSVISVDYLVLGAGPAGLQAGYYLKRAGRSHLVVEAGESPGTFFTRFPRHRKLISINKVHTGWSDPELRLRNDWNSLLSAEQEPLFTAYTPRYFPSAEDMVRYLRDFAAHHRLNVRYDTRITRIGRPGDFEAVDQNGNVFIAKRLIVATGVSKPYIPDIDGIEHAEPYTEVSVDPAEFIDKRVLIIGRGNSAFETADNLIETAAVIHLAGPGSLRLAWQTHFVGHLRAVNNNFLDTYQLKSQNALLDGQVLGIRRDGDGYLVRVSFARVAEVVKEIRYDRVIAATGFRFDASIFAPECRPELVIKDRFPAQTAAWESVNVPGLHFAGTITQSRDFKRSTSGFIHGFRYGVRALHRILERRHHDVPWPSRVLTSDGPADAVTDAVIERVNRTSALWQVFGYLGDAVLFSDSPPRYVEEVPVDHLHEAVAAGDFGEVESYLTVTLEYGEDHDLVNPFDISAGRTSQEDTSGLDGRYLHPVVRLFRDGELVAEHHITENLENEWDSEQVHRAPLREFLRTQTDRPRVGL, from the coding sequence TTGCCCGAGGACGATTCCGTGATTTCCGTCGATTATCTGGTGCTCGGTGCCGGACCGGCCGGGCTGCAGGCCGGTTACTACCTCAAGCGAGCCGGGCGAAGTCACCTGGTCGTCGAAGCGGGCGAATCACCCGGCACCTTTTTCACCCGCTTCCCCCGGCACCGGAAACTGATCTCGATCAACAAGGTGCACACCGGCTGGAGCGATCCGGAACTGCGACTCCGCAACGACTGGAACTCGCTGCTCTCGGCCGAGCAGGAGCCGCTGTTCACCGCGTACACCCCGCGTTACTTCCCCTCGGCCGAAGACATGGTGCGCTACCTCCGCGACTTCGCCGCGCACCACCGGCTCAACGTCCGTTATGACACCCGGATCACCAGAATCGGCCGTCCGGGCGATTTCGAGGCGGTCGACCAGAACGGGAATGTGTTCATCGCCAAGCGCCTGATCGTGGCGACCGGGGTGAGCAAACCGTATATTCCGGACATCGACGGTATTGAGCACGCGGAACCCTATACCGAGGTGTCAGTGGACCCGGCGGAGTTCATCGACAAGAGAGTACTCATCATCGGCCGCGGCAACTCCGCTTTCGAAACCGCGGACAACCTCATCGAAACGGCCGCGGTCATTCACCTGGCCGGCCCCGGTTCTTTGCGGCTGGCCTGGCAAACGCACTTCGTCGGACATTTGCGCGCGGTGAACAACAACTTCCTCGACACCTACCAGCTCAAGTCGCAGAACGCGCTGCTCGACGGGCAGGTGCTCGGCATCCGGCGCGACGGCGACGGCTACCTGGTGCGGGTCAGCTTCGCGCGGGTGGCCGAGGTGGTCAAGGAGATCCGCTACGACCGGGTCATCGCGGCGACCGGCTTCCGCTTCGACGCCTCGATCTTCGCCCCGGAGTGCCGTCCGGAGCTGGTGATCAAGGACCGCTTCCCGGCGCAGACGGCCGCGTGGGAGTCGGTGAACGTGCCGGGGCTGCACTTCGCGGGCACCATCACGCAGTCCCGCGACTTCAAGCGGTCCACCAGCGGGTTCATCCACGGCTTCCGGTACGGGGTGCGGGCGCTGCACCGGATACTGGAACGGCGCCACCACGACGTGCCGTGGCCGAGCCGGGTGCTGACCTCCGACGGCCCGGCCGACGCGGTGACCGACGCCGTGATCGAACGGGTCAACCGGACTTCCGCGCTGTGGCAGGTCTTCGGTTACCTCGGGGACGCCGTGCTCTTCTCCGACTCGCCGCCGCGCTACGTCGAAGAGGTGCCGGTCGACCACCTCCACGAGGCCGTGGCCGCGGGCGACTTCGGCGAAGTCGAGTCGTACCTGACCGTCACCCTGGAGTACGGCGAGGACCACGACCTGGTCAACCCGTTCGACATCTCGGCCGGTCGAACGTCCCAAGAGGACACCAGCGGGCTCGACGGGCGGTACCTGCACCCCGTTGTGCGCCTGTTCCGCGACGGAGAACTGGTCGCCGAGCACCACATCACCGAGAACCTGGAGAACGAGTGGGACAGCGAGCAGGTGCACCGGGCACCGCTGCGTGAGTTCCTGCGCACCCAGACCGACCGCCCGCGGGTGGGCCTGTGA
- a CDS encoding cation:proton antiporter, whose translation MSNTLLAPAFFLAVVVILLVCRLVGWALRALGQPPVVGEMVAGVVLGPSVLGLFAPGVEAALFPDQLRPVLYVVGQIGLVVFMFQTGYEFRADRVRQVARPAALISTAGVVVPMVLGAALTWFAHGRVNLFPDGVSLTVSMLFVGVALAITAFPMLARIITERGLTDTRFGAVALACGALDDAVAWVLLAGVLSIAAGSSGPIALAAGGSAVLVLLLIIIMRTSDRARSLAERLPAEHLLLVLVTVLFLAAWYTDVIGLYAVFGAFSLGVVFPRSEQVDRVVARIAPVGAVFLPLFFTYSGLNTDFGLLVDPALLLFAVAAVATAIAGKLGACWAAARITGEPQDVALRVGTLMNARGLMQLIAINVGLAAGIVTPELFSVLVLVAIVTTMMATPMLSLWDRLDRRRRVTAKAHA comes from the coding sequence ATGTCCAACACGCTGCTGGCCCCTGCCTTCTTTCTCGCGGTGGTGGTCATCCTGCTGGTCTGCCGCCTGGTCGGCTGGGCGCTGCGCGCACTCGGCCAGCCACCCGTCGTCGGCGAGATGGTGGCCGGGGTGGTGCTCGGGCCGTCGGTGCTCGGGCTGTTCGCGCCCGGGGTGGAGGCCGCGTTGTTCCCCGATCAGCTGCGGCCGGTGCTCTACGTGGTCGGCCAGATCGGCCTGGTGGTGTTCATGTTCCAGACCGGCTACGAGTTCCGGGCCGACCGCGTCCGGCAGGTGGCGCGACCGGCCGCGCTGATCTCCACCGCCGGCGTGGTGGTGCCGATGGTGCTGGGCGCGGCACTGACCTGGTTCGCGCACGGGCGGGTCAACCTGTTCCCGGACGGCGTTTCGCTCACCGTGTCCATGCTCTTCGTCGGGGTGGCGCTGGCCATCACCGCCTTCCCCATGCTGGCGCGGATCATCACCGAACGCGGGCTGACCGACACCCGCTTCGGCGCGGTCGCGCTGGCCTGCGGCGCGCTCGACGACGCGGTGGCGTGGGTGCTGCTGGCCGGCGTGCTCAGCATCGCCGCGGGCAGCAGCGGGCCGATCGCGCTCGCCGCCGGCGGCAGCGCGGTTCTGGTGCTGTTGCTGATCATCATCATGCGGACCAGCGACCGGGCGCGCTCGCTCGCCGAGCGGCTGCCCGCCGAGCACCTCCTGCTGGTGCTGGTGACCGTGTTGTTCCTGGCCGCCTGGTACACCGACGTGATCGGGCTCTACGCGGTGTTCGGCGCGTTCAGCCTCGGTGTGGTGTTCCCGCGCTCGGAGCAGGTCGACCGGGTGGTGGCCAGGATCGCGCCGGTCGGCGCGGTGTTCCTGCCGCTGTTTTTCACCTACTCCGGCCTGAACACCGACTTCGGCCTGCTGGTCGACCCCGCGCTGCTGCTGTTCGCGGTGGCCGCGGTGGCCACCGCGATCGCCGGGAAGCTGGGCGCGTGCTGGGCCGCGGCCAGGATCACCGGCGAACCGCAGGACGTGGCGCTGCGCGTCGGCACGCTGATGAACGCGCGCGGGCTGATGCAGCTGATCGCGATCAACGTCGGGCTGGCCGCCGGGATCGTCACCCCCGAGCTGTTCAGCGTGCTGGTGCTGGTCGCGATCGTGACCACGATGATGGCCACGCCGATGCTGAGCCTGTGGGACCGGCTGGACCGGCGGCGGCGGGTGACCGCGAAGGCTCACGCATGA
- a CDS encoding GNAT family N-acetyltransferase, with the protein MTTIEIRPALPADFESVAGLRWRWVSEKDGLADNGRDEFVREFAAWARENTDTHRCLVAARDDQVVGMGFLAITTRVPTPRAFSRASGDVQCVYVEPEARDGGLGGQLIDALLRLATELGLERVTVHSSGRAVAAYERSGFAVSPRLLQARTS; encoded by the coding sequence ATGACGACGATCGAGATCCGGCCGGCGTTACCCGCCGACTTCGAGTCCGTCGCCGGGTTGCGCTGGCGCTGGGTGTCTGAAAAGGACGGGCTGGCCGATAACGGCCGCGACGAGTTCGTCCGCGAGTTCGCCGCGTGGGCACGGGAAAACACGGACACCCACCGCTGCCTGGTCGCGGCGCGCGACGATCAGGTCGTCGGGATGGGCTTCCTCGCGATCACCACCCGCGTGCCGACCCCACGCGCGTTTTCGCGTGCCAGCGGTGACGTGCAGTGCGTGTACGTGGAACCGGAAGCCCGCGACGGCGGCCTCGGCGGTCAGCTGATCGACGCGCTCCTGCGGCTGGCCACCGAACTCGGCCTGGAGCGGGTCACCGTGCACTCGTCGGGACGGGCGGTGGCGGCGTACGAGCGAAGCGGGTTCGCCGTGTCACCCCGCCTGTTGCAGGCGCGGACCAGCTGA
- a CDS encoding class I adenylate-forming enzyme family protein: MSQVYPRAMLDSFAADPELPAFEHGDRVVSRAELLDLVARFTGGLRRAGLGPGDGVAIATAVTPEGFAAQLAAAALGCRVAGVRPGLTEAQLPHVVGRDVAALVTDDPGPELLAAAGPATVLRIGPELLSTPEEPVVRGRLEDIASVTFTSGSTGAPKGVALTYAAMTEHWSWQPSKWSHETARLAAGYRRFLLFGTLTSAVMQEHLGLCLLSGGTAVIPESPPDFPRVLERLRITASLLTVPRLHHLLDSPETAEADLSSVRVLLVAGSPLSPHRMAEAFDRFGPVMVQGYGLTETGFLTALTAEDVEAWPPALRSVGRPRSEVDMEIRDADGNVLPAGKTGEIWVRTAYVLAGYWRDEAETADLIRDGWVRTRDLGHLDERGYLHLTGRARDVIIVNAIVHYAGAIERALALHPGVREAHVVGAPDERTGEAAHAFVVTGGVVEKAELRAVVARELGEPAVPATITVVDEVPTLPSGKPDKRALLETRGAVSPVSPVSPVSSAESR, from the coding sequence ATGAGCCAGGTGTACCCGCGAGCCATGCTCGACTCGTTCGCCGCAGACCCGGAACTGCCCGCGTTCGAACACGGCGACCGCGTGGTGTCGCGAGCGGAGTTGCTGGACCTCGTCGCGCGCTTCACCGGCGGGCTGCGGAGGGCCGGGCTGGGGCCCGGCGACGGCGTGGCCATCGCGACCGCGGTGACCCCGGAGGGCTTCGCCGCCCAGCTCGCCGCCGCCGCGCTGGGCTGCCGGGTGGCCGGGGTGCGGCCGGGGCTGACCGAGGCTCAGCTGCCGCACGTGGTCGGCCGGGACGTGGCCGCGCTGGTGACCGACGATCCCGGGCCCGAACTGCTCGCCGCCGCGGGCCCGGCGACGGTGCTGCGGATCGGCCCGGAACTGCTGTCCACACCGGAGGAACCCGTGGTGCGCGGGCGGCTGGAGGACATCGCCTCGGTGACCTTCACCAGTGGCAGCACCGGTGCGCCCAAGGGGGTCGCGCTGACCTACGCGGCGATGACCGAGCACTGGTCGTGGCAGCCGTCGAAGTGGAGCCACGAGACCGCGCGGCTGGCCGCCGGTTACCGCCGGTTCCTGCTGTTCGGCACGCTGACCAGCGCGGTGATGCAGGAGCATCTCGGGCTGTGCCTGCTTTCCGGTGGTACCGCGGTGATCCCGGAGTCGCCGCCGGACTTCCCGCGGGTGCTCGAGCGGCTGCGGATCACCGCGAGCCTGCTCACCGTGCCGCGACTGCACCACCTCCTGGATTCCCCGGAGACCGCCGAAGCGGACCTGAGTTCGGTGCGTGTGCTGCTGGTCGCGGGCTCGCCGCTGTCACCGCACCGGATGGCCGAAGCGTTCGACCGGTTCGGCCCGGTGATGGTGCAGGGCTACGGGCTGACCGAGACCGGTTTCCTGACCGCGCTGACCGCCGAGGACGTCGAGGCCTGGCCACCCGCGCTGCGGTCGGTCGGCCGTCCACGGTCCGAAGTGGACATGGAGATCCGGGACGCCGACGGAAATGTCCTGCCCGCCGGGAAAACCGGCGAGATCTGGGTGCGCACCGCGTACGTGCTGGCCGGTTACTGGCGGGACGAGGCGGAAACGGCCGACCTGATCCGCGACGGCTGGGTGCGCACGCGCGACCTGGGCCACCTGGACGAACGCGGCTACCTGCACCTGACCGGCCGGGCGCGCGACGTGATCATCGTGAACGCGATCGTGCACTACGCCGGGGCGATCGAACGCGCGCTCGCCCTGCACCCCGGTGTCCGGGAAGCCCACGTGGTCGGTGCCCCGGACGAGCGCACCGGCGAGGCCGCGCACGCATTTGTGGTGACCGGCGGCGTCGTCGAGAAGGCCGAACTGCGGGCCGTGGTCGCCCGCGAACTCGGCGAGCCCGCCGTCCCGGCGACGATCACCGTGGTCGACGAGGTGCCGACGCTGCCCAGCGGCAAACCGGACAAGCGCGCCCTGCTCGAAACCCGGGGTGCCGTCAGCCCGGTCAGCCCGGTCAGTCCGGTCAGCTCAGCCGAGTCCCGCTGA
- a CDS encoding alpha-hydroxy acid oxidase, with translation MSLAGWHDRARQRLDPVHYDYFAGGAGEETALAENERAFGRYALIPRVLRGQPSRDIAVDLPGARASMPILVSPTAFHRLAHPDGELATARAAAAAGTVLVSGMAATVAIGEVADAAREVDPDAAVWFQLYLQPDAKITECLVRRAEDAGCSALVVTVDSPVFGRHGRDEHNGFHDLPEGLAAENLRDLPGSPGVRDIEWCPEASWRYVEALRRMTGLPLVLKGILHPEDARIAVDGGIAGILVSNHGGRQLDAAPAAIDALSRVAEAVDGRIPVLVDGGVRRGADVAIALALGASAVGVGRPVLWGLAADGEAGVRQVLDLLRDEFEHVLTLCGGVLAGDQVVSRC, from the coding sequence ATGAGCCTGGCCGGGTGGCACGACCGGGCCAGGCAACGACTCGACCCGGTGCACTACGACTACTTCGCCGGCGGTGCCGGGGAGGAAACCGCGCTGGCGGAGAACGAGCGGGCCTTCGGCCGGTACGCGCTGATCCCCCGAGTTCTGCGCGGTCAGCCGTCGCGGGACATCGCGGTCGACCTCCCCGGTGCCCGCGCCTCGATGCCGATCCTGGTCTCGCCGACGGCCTTCCACCGGCTCGCGCACCCCGACGGTGAGCTGGCCACGGCGCGGGCGGCCGCGGCGGCGGGCACCGTGCTGGTGTCCGGAATGGCCGCCACGGTGGCCATCGGCGAGGTGGCCGACGCCGCGCGCGAGGTGGATCCGGACGCCGCCGTGTGGTTCCAGCTCTACCTCCAGCCGGACGCCAAGATCACCGAGTGCCTGGTGCGGCGGGCCGAGGACGCGGGCTGCTCGGCGCTGGTGGTCACGGTGGACTCCCCGGTGTTCGGGCGGCACGGCCGCGACGAGCACAACGGCTTCCACGACCTGCCCGAGGGGCTGGCCGCCGAAAACCTGCGCGACCTGCCCGGTTCGCCCGGCGTCCGGGACATCGAGTGGTGCCCGGAAGCCTCCTGGCGATACGTCGAAGCGCTGCGGCGGATGACCGGACTGCCATTGGTGCTCAAGGGAATCCTGCATCCCGAGGACGCCAGGATCGCGGTGGACGGCGGGATCGCCGGAATCCTGGTCTCCAACCACGGCGGCCGCCAGCTCGACGCGGCGCCCGCCGCGATCGACGCGCTGTCCCGGGTCGCCGAGGCGGTGGACGGCCGGATCCCGGTGCTGGTCGACGGCGGCGTCCGGCGGGGTGCCGACGTCGCGATCGCGCTGGCGCTGGGCGCGAGCGCGGTCGGTGTCGGCAGGCCCGTGCTGTGGGGGCTGGCCGCGGACGGCGAGGCGGGCGTGCGGCAGGTGCTGGACCTGCTCCGCGACGAGTTCGAGCACGTTCTGACCCTGTGTGGCGGGGTGCTCGCCGGTGACCAGGTGGTGAGCCGGTGCTGA
- a CDS encoding cytochrome P450, with protein MLSLPELVVALRVRVFEAVNGDHVITLPDQDDRFMEVYSHPAANGRSRGAELSDLFWYWLSPGPEIHQEHLEDGPRYDEVARTTLRILAGPSEKLAGAAARCAAAVLDTAVPGRAALVRLRDLMMPVWADFFYELVFREPCPPEARKLIIGHADDVVTALKCTGLRHPRRRARLTRYLARRLPDIPHALPESLSDKEKVHYLQGTFFNTAVVQMSEAMAHLLLVLAQHPGVQRRLADDPADERYFAQVLDETMRMFPLFGIAHRIATADIETPGSTLPAGSVLCFSYPGYHATGYENPEVFDPSRWERLSAREAHHIPFGVAANRPCPAWRLAPLVMRAATIEVLRRFRLHSTVSHTRPLPHRAPCLLDRRANPLPAHRVRAIGAFLRVRDHVENLTRSLVQLVFGTWMVFDARRQRLASRYFDAHDTQGCPIHHSGP; from the coding sequence GTGCTGAGCCTGCCCGAGCTGGTGGTCGCCCTGCGGGTCCGGGTGTTCGAGGCGGTCAACGGGGACCACGTGATCACCCTGCCGGACCAGGACGACCGGTTCATGGAGGTCTACTCGCACCCGGCGGCGAACGGACGCAGCCGGGGAGCCGAACTGTCGGACCTGTTCTGGTACTGGCTCTCCCCCGGTCCCGAGATCCACCAGGAACACCTCGAAGACGGCCCGCGCTACGACGAGGTCGCGCGGACCACGCTGCGCATCCTCGCCGGGCCGAGCGAGAAGCTCGCCGGAGCGGCCGCCCGGTGCGCCGCCGCGGTGCTCGACACCGCCGTGCCCGGCCGGGCCGCGCTGGTCCGGCTGCGCGACCTGATGATGCCGGTGTGGGCGGACTTCTTCTACGAACTGGTGTTCCGCGAACCCTGCCCGCCCGAGGCGCGCAAGCTGATCATCGGGCACGCCGACGACGTGGTGACCGCGCTCAAGTGCACCGGGCTGCGGCACCCGCGCCGCCGGGCCCGGCTGACCCGCTACCTCGCGCGCCGCCTGCCGGACATCCCGCACGCACTGCCGGAATCGTTGTCCGACAAGGAAAAGGTGCACTACCTCCAGGGCACCTTCTTCAACACCGCGGTGGTGCAGATGTCCGAGGCGATGGCGCACCTGCTGCTGGTGCTGGCCCAGCACCCCGGCGTCCAGCGGCGGCTGGCGGACGATCCGGCCGACGAGCGGTACTTCGCCCAGGTGCTCGACGAGACCATGCGGATGTTCCCGCTGTTCGGCATCGCGCACCGGATCGCCACCGCCGACATCGAGACCCCGGGCAGCACCCTCCCGGCGGGTTCGGTGCTCTGTTTTTCGTACCCCGGCTACCACGCGACCGGGTACGAGAACCCCGAGGTGTTCGACCCGTCCCGCTGGGAACGGCTCTCCGCCCGCGAAGCACACCACATCCCGTTCGGGGTGGCGGCGAACCGGCCGTGCCCGGCGTGGCGGCTGGCGCCGCTGGTGATGCGGGCCGCGACCATCGAGGTGCTGCGGCGGTTCCGGTTGCATTCCACCGTTTCGCACACGCGCCCGCTCCCCCACCGCGCGCCCTGCCTGCTGGACCGCCGCGCGAATCCCCTGCCCGCACACCGGGTTCGCGCGATCGGCGCGTTCCTGCGGGTCCGCGACCACGTCGAGAACCTGACGCGCAGCCTGGTGCAACTGGTCTTCGGCACCTGGATGGTGTTCGACGCCCGGCGCCAGCGGCTGGCGAGCCGCTACTTCGACGCCCACGACACCCAGGGCTGCCCGATCCACCACTCGGGCCCGTAG